Genomic window (Clarias gariepinus isolate MV-2021 ecotype Netherlands chromosome 4, CGAR_prim_01v2, whole genome shotgun sequence):
TTCACGTTCCCCGCCTTGATGCGCTTCCACTTGGCGCGCCGGTTCTGGAACCAGATCTTCACCTGCACCTCGCTGAGCTTGAGCGCGTGTGCGATCTGCGAGCGCTCGGTCAGAGACAGGTACTTCTTGCAGTGGAACTCCTTCTCCAGCTCGAGCAGCTGCTCGCTCGTGAACGCTGTCCGCCGCCGCCGGCTCTTTCCCGCCGAAGACGCGCCGCCGGacaccgccgccgccgccgctgtCGCCGCCGCCGCGCTGCTCAGGGACTCGCCTTTCAGCTTGCTCTTGGAGCCGCAGCTGTGTCCGTCCGAGAAGCTCTCGTTCTCGCTGTCCCCCGAGCTGTCCTCTCGCTCGCTACACGCCGCCTCGGCGCACTTCAGGTCCAGCTTCTCATCGTCTGAGCTGTAGAGTTTGGTCTCACCTGACACCAGGAGACACAGCAGAATGTTAGCCTAATCATAACCATCTGCTCATAGACGagctaaaattattattattattattattattattattattattattattattattttatgaagtaAAACTTCTAGATTTAAATCTTGGCAGGCGCCCTTATCCAAAAGCACTTTGGAGTTTCCATCACTGGATAGATTCTTACACTGGGGTAATAAGTTAATAACTATAAgcaccatcagtcaaacacttcTAGGAAGGAATTTGATTTTCTCTGGgttaatgcaaatatctaagaaacagaaacagattGGTCTTTAGTCTTCTGGCAACAACTTACTAAACCCAGCCACAGGTTTAACCTCTTGAGACCCGAATGTTCTCATATAAGTAGATGACATTTTCTCctaacatctatctatctatctatctatctatctatctatctatctatctatctatctatatgtctgtctgtctatctatggTATAATTCTTTTGCCAGACCTACTCCTGGTTGAAGACGTTAATTAAATGTATAGTTATCAGCTATCAACCGAAGAAAGGTCAAAATTTTCTTGATCtttaaaatttgtgttttttgtcaATTTAATGTTATGTTCAACCAATTTGTCAGTTCAAAACATTTCTAAAacatgcattattttaaaagattttatttgtattatattgcagtgaaaatgtatttaacttcagaataataattaaaagacttgtgtatttttagatttttttttctgtagttaaATCGTGTTGAATGAGGAGGTATCGAAATCCCTTTTACTCAGGTGCATGAACTGTTCTTCCTCTACTCTGCCCTTTACAAGGCACGATTTATTACTGTGCACTTGTTTTCCCTCagtgtattttcttttcttttatttatttatttttattttttgcaaaactgAATAGAGACATTAGTTTCCTCGGTTTCTTTTAACGTTTCTGAAtcttgcttttttccccccagattTGACGTTTTATTATCTTGCATTAAAAGttccaaaaaaacacaaaatatgcattttgtgtgttttttttttttagttaaaacgTGTAGAATGAGAGAATATCAAAATCACTTATATTCTGGGGCATGAACCGTGCTCCTTCTACTCTGCCCATGCACGACTTATTTCTGTGCGCTTGTTTAATCTTcgtgcattttttttacttatatttctTGCAAAACCGGATAAAAAGATGTATtctagttattatttttttctttttaaatcaaacaGTAATGCGTCTTGTTGCATTAACGCATTAACGTCATATAAAACACAGGTTTGCCGCTTGTTGCGTGTTGAAGCTTGCACACACTCACCTGCCACCGTCTGAAAACTTTCCGAAAAGTTGAGGAGCTCGGCTGCCTTGTCGCGCGCGTGCAGCTCCTCGTGCGGACTCTCCTGGCGCCCGATCGCCGCGTCCGCGCTGAGCCTGGGCCCGGTGAGCTCCTGGGGCGGGTAGAAACCGTCCGCGGGCTCCGAAAACCCCGGCAGCGTGGTGGTCAGGGCCACCATGGAGGGCATGCCCTGGCCCAGGCTCGCGCAGAACGTGTTGGTTAACCGACCGGCGAAGGACGCCAGAGGCGCGAGAGGGGGAATCGCGGACGGTAAGGGCGAGTGAGACAGGGCCTGCGGGATGACCAGCGGTCTGTACGGCATGAACATCGGGTAGCCCGTGTAAAGCAGGTGGCCCGGCCGCGGCTGCGGGGAGCCGATTAACGAGTCTATGGAGAACGCGGCGCCTGGAGCGCTCGGCCTCTGCATGCTGGAGGATCCGGGTTCCGTCGCCGCAATAAAATCCTAAATCGGAAAAGCACAACGTATTCCCGCCGCCGATTAATCGCCGATTAAtcgctttatttaaaaaaaagttcctctTTCTGCTCTCAGCTCTCGAGCTCAGTCCTGCTCTCTCACTATTTGTCACATAGTGagacataaacacatacacacactcacacacacctctttcCCTGCTTCCcaccccttctctctctctctctctctctctcacacacacacacacacagacaccaaacacacacactgctctgactctctccctccctccctctctctctcacacacacattggcaGTGTGAGTGCTCCAGCGCTCATCATCAACACAAGAGGATAGAAGGGGGCGTCGCCCTGGAGACTCATCCATCTTCCTCAAATTACGCTTCATTTCCTCATTCAGGGCCTTTTTTTCTGCCGCCGCTTTCCCAGTGGATACCGAACAGACGGGTCAAgtcacccccccacacacacacactcacacacacactcacctaaccCCCCCGCGCGCTCCTACAATGGCCCGGTCCGCGGTGAGAAGTGAGATGCGCGAGACACGGGTTCAGCCCTGTAATCGCTGACCAACACCGACCCGATCAGCTATTATTAATTTTGATTGATGACAAGCAATTACTCTGTATTCAGGAGGAGACGCGCAACAAACGGcgctgcttttcttttcttgtgtcTAAACTAAGGGACTGATGGCACCGCAGATGTTTTggccctctgtgtgtgtgtgtgtgtgtgtgagagagagagagagagagagagagagagaaagagagagagaaagagagagagagagcggccttttttattttctggggGCCAAATGGTGAAGTTGTGGCCTCTGAGAGCGCACTGACAATGAGCCCCTGCAGAGAGAGTTCTGGGTGAAATTACACTTTGGATGTCGGACTACAAGGGGTGCTGACATTTCTGCACCCTGTGTTTTGGAGCCAGGACTTGAGAATAGATTTTCAGAaattaactaactaaataataataataataataataataataataataataataataattgtaggaACCAGGACTGTCATAGAGCAAAGTTAGAGAGATTTTTCCATCTGAACCCTGGGTTATGGAGACAGAACTTAAGAAAAGATCTTCagaaactaactaaataaatgaataataataataacaacaataataataattttatctcTAGGAACCAAAATTGTCACAGAGCAAAGTCTCTATCCCTATTTTAAGTGGCCCAGTCATTTAATCAGAGATCATTTTCTGGGTTTAAATGGCAGTTTGCCCACGTCGCTGATTGGACGCAGATTGGTGGTGGTGATGGCGGTGATGGCGCATGCTCTCACCGACCAGCCGTCTGATTAACCATCACCTTCGACTCTGATTGGACCCCACATGCTAATTATTCTCAGAAAATGTAAATGACTCTATTGAGTAGCCGGGCTCTTTGATCTATTCAAACCAGGCACTTAAAGCCCCCCTCTCTGTCCCACTTGCCCCCactgtccccccccccccttccctcCTTGTCCCTACCCTCCCTCACACTGTCTATCAGGCCAATGACACTTTTCTCAGACCTTCcagcataaaataattaatgtgtTATAAATCACaaggaaacatttttaatatttttcgaataactattaattatatatatatttaaaaaataataataataattataattattattattttctactttCACATCTTTTAGACACTAGAGCAGTGTatcatttatatgtttttgaATAGAGAGGTGAAGAAGGACGGAAGAAAATGCTGACGAGGATGGTGTGATGATGAGGAGGGTGGAACCCGAGGATAGAGGTCAAAGTGCTCCTGTCACACTCAACATGAATGGATGGCTCATCTTTCCTGGTGAGGCCTGAAGAGTAGTTGCaatcacatcatcatcatcatcatcatcatctttgcACTTCTGTCTTAAAGACTGCTATATTACTGAATTGATTTAGTATTATTCCATTCAGATCTTTTGATAGTGTAAGAGAATCTTTCCAGATTCACCTTTATAACGTCTGAATTCAATAAAGTAACTTGGTAATAACCAAAAGTcacatataataaaatgtcagagcactacagaaaa
Coding sequences:
- the gbx1 gene encoding homeobox protein GBX-1, with protein sequence MQRPSAPGAAFSIDSLIGSPQPRPGHLLYTGYPMFMPYRPLVIPQALSHSPLPSAIPPLAPLASFAGRLTNTFCASLGQGMPSMVALTTTLPGFSEPADGFYPPQELTGPRLSADAAIGRQESPHEELHARDKAAELLNFSESFQTVAGETKLYSSDDEKLDLKCAEAACSEREDSSGDSENESFSDGHSCGSKSKLKGESLSSAAAATAAAAAVSGGASSAGKSRRRRTAFTSEQLLELEKEFHCKKYLSLTERSQIAHALKLSEVQVKIWFQNRRAKWKRIKAGNVNSRSGEPVRNPKIVVPIPVHVNRFAVRSQHQQIEQGARP